The Brasilonema sennae CENA114 genome includes a region encoding these proteins:
- a CDS encoding DUF1016 N-terminal domain-containing protein, with the protein MADKLSPMDGYDDFLRDLKERIRSAQVKAALSVNRELVLLYWQIGREIIVRQQQQGWGAKVIERLARDLKAAFPDMKGFSRTNLLYMRAFAEAYPDQQIVQQVVGQIPWGHNVRILDAVKDSSAKLWYVQKTIENGWSRNILMHQTSFDLCSSLLHKLLMINLPQVVAEISYLNDSYVLTPGRYVGAEEVEDDEVFEEKILHLTKKLGQQFEESARLETAIRENLRRLGYGK; encoded by the coding sequence ATGGCGGATAAGTTATCACCAATGGATGGCTATGATGACTTTTTACGGGATTTAAAAGAACGCATACGCAGCGCCCAAGTAAAAGCAGCTTTGTCTGTAAACCGTGAGTTAGTGTTACTTTATTGGCAAATCGGGCGCGAAATTATCGTCAGACAGCAGCAGCAGGGATGGGGTGCAAAAGTTATCGAACGTCTCGCCAGAGATTTAAAAGCAGCTTTCCCAGATATGAAGGGATTCTCGCGTACAAACCTGCTTTATATGAGAGCCTTTGCAGAAGCTTACCCCGATCAACAAATTGTCCAACAAGTTGTTGGACAAATACCTTGGGGGCATAATGTCCGTATTTTGGATGCTGTCAAAGATTCTTCAGCAAAGCTATGGTATGTACAAAAAACTATAGAAAATGGCTGGAGTAGAAATATATTAATGCATCAGACTAGTTTTGATTTGTGCAGCAGTCTGCTGCACAAATTATTGATGATAAATCTGCCACAGGTTGTGGCAGAAATTTCTTATTTGAATGATAGCTATGTTCTCACGCCGGGGCGATATGTGGGGGCAGAGGAAGTTGAAGATGATGAGGTGTTTGAGGAGAAGATATTGCATTTGACGAAGAAGTTAGGGCAGCAGTTTGAGGAGTCGGCAAGGTTGGAAACTGCTATTAGAGAAAATTTGCGGAGACTGGGGTATGGCAAGTGA
- a CDS encoding HlyD family efflux transporter periplasmic adaptor subunit, whose amino-acid sequence MTHTLNGKVHTHNIQESKNYQEILNSQTSVQPTDKVTDKPKDDWSEVTQDLLDSLPHVWTRGLLYLLLSFSAIVLPWTMLFKVDETGTARGRLEPKGKTVNLDTLVTGTVAKIPVKEGELVKAGEPVLILDSELVKTELHQGKDKLQGQLNRLSQLNVLKKQLVVALTTQQQQNQAQELEKQAQVEQAQQNLSALQNSYELQKQEKLTQVNQARQTVESSQTASKFVESSLTSTQQELERYKQLSKEGIIAEVNVVQKQDMTNEKQKLLAQSQSDIEQAKLRLTEQQSNYQQTIRKAKSEIEQADLRLKEQQRSYLTLTHSGKLAILKSQEQVNNLETEITTLKSDIAQSKSQIQTLQLQLGQRVLKSPVAGRVFQLPIQRAGAVVQSGTMVAEIAPEGAPLVIRAQIATAESGSLQKKMPVKLKFDAYPFQDYGVVEGELVEISPTTTEVETANGKVAAYNLEIALKQNCIPKGDKCISLRPGDTATAEVIVRQRRIIDFLLDPFQQLQQGNFKL is encoded by the coding sequence ATGACACATACGTTAAATGGAAAAGTTCACACTCACAACATCCAGGAGAGTAAAAACTATCAAGAAATTCTCAATTCTCAAACATCAGTTCAGCCAACTGATAAGGTAACTGATAAACCAAAGGATGATTGGTCTGAGGTCACTCAGGATTTACTTGATAGCTTACCTCATGTTTGGACGAGAGGATTACTATATTTACTGTTGAGTTTTTCGGCGATCGTTTTGCCTTGGACGATGTTGTTTAAAGTTGATGAAACAGGCACTGCTAGAGGAAGACTTGAGCCGAAGGGTAAGACAGTTAACTTAGATACTCTTGTTACTGGAACTGTTGCCAAAATTCCGGTTAAAGAAGGTGAATTAGTCAAAGCTGGGGAACCTGTGTTGATATTGGATTCTGAATTAGTTAAAACAGAGTTGCATCAAGGAAAAGATAAATTGCAAGGTCAGTTAAATCGCCTGTCGCAGTTGAATGTTTTGAAAAAGCAGTTAGTTGTCGCTTTGACAACTCAGCAACAACAAAATCAAGCACAAGAGTTAGAAAAACAAGCTCAAGTTGAGCAGGCGCAGCAGAATTTGAGTGCTTTGCAAAACTCTTATGAATTACAAAAACAAGAAAAACTGACACAAGTCAACCAGGCAAGACAAACTGTTGAGTCTAGTCAAACAGCTAGTAAGTTTGTAGAGAGTAGTTTAACCAGCACTCAGCAGGAATTGGAACGCTATAAACAGTTAAGTAAAGAAGGGATTATTGCAGAAGTTAATGTTGTACAAAAACAAGACATGACAAATGAAAAGCAAAAGTTGCTTGCACAAAGTCAATCAGACATTGAGCAAGCAAAACTACGCTTGACAGAACAACAAAGTAATTATCAGCAGACTATTCGCAAAGCAAAATCTGAGATTGAGCAGGCTGACTTACGCCTGAAGGAACAGCAAAGAAGTTATCTGACTTTGACTCATTCTGGTAAGCTAGCTATCTTAAAAAGTCAAGAACAAGTCAATAATCTAGAAACAGAAATAACTACTTTGAAGTCAGATATTGCTCAAAGTAAAAGTCAAATTCAAACTTTACAGCTACAGTTAGGGCAAAGAGTCTTAAAATCACCTGTCGCAGGTAGAGTGTTTCAGTTACCAATACAAAGGGCTGGGGCTGTTGTGCAGTCAGGAACAATGGTTGCAGAAATTGCTCCAGAAGGTGCGCCTTTAGTTATTCGGGCACAGATAGCAACAGCCGAGAGTGGTTCATTGCAGAAAAAAATGCCAGTAAAGCTAAAGTTTGATGCTTATCCATTCCAGGATTATGGAGTTGTAGAAGGAGAGTTGGTGGAAATTTCTCCTACAACAACAGAGGTAGAAACAGCTAATGGGAAGGTGGCAGCTTATAACTTAGAAATTGCACTGAAACAGAATTGTATTCCTAAGGGAGATAAATGTATTTCTTTACGCCCCGGTGATACAGCGACAGCTGAGGTGATTGTACGACAACGTCGAATTATTGATTTTCTGCTCGATCCATTCCAGCAGTTACAGCAAGGAAATTTTAAATTGTAG
- a CDS encoding helix-turn-helix domain-containing protein — protein MSHYQGKFDTNHPTVTHGKFLTMFQCKLLQKSLQQDLPELYRQRIQIMLLVDEGKSQTEICRTLGCSPATARHWTHIARTGMAHQWQDCPIGRPMAVNDEYLQRLQQLVNDSPRDYGYSFQRWTANWLRKHLAKEFGVEISDRHILRLLKQMGLSTKPQPKNADKDTDKSDFAKSSKILIRDLNSANPPDSTELLPLNLTKLGTDSDIYGAQSNTSALAFSTTVEQCSRISSF, from the coding sequence ATGTCACACTATCAAGGTAAATTTGATACCAATCACCCAACAGTGACTCATGGTAAGTTTTTGACAATGTTTCAATGCAAACTTTTGCAAAAAAGTCTACAGCAAGATTTACCTGAGTTATACCGCCAGCGTATCCAGATTATGTTGCTGGTAGATGAGGGGAAATCCCAAACGGAAATTTGTCGAACTTTAGGGTGTTCTCCAGCAACAGCAAGGCATTGGACGCATATAGCGCGTACAGGTATGGCGCACCAATGGCAGGATTGTCCAATTGGTCGTCCAATGGCTGTGAATGACGAATATTTGCAGCGTTTGCAGCAACTAGTCAACGATAGTCCTCGTGATTACGGCTATTCTTTTCAACGTTGGACAGCAAACTGGCTGAGAAAACATTTGGCCAAAGAATTTGGAGTTGAGATAAGCGATCGCCATATTCTTCGCCTACTCAAACAAATGGGGTTATCTACTAAACCACAACCGAAAAATGCTGACAAAGACACGGATAAGAGTGACTTTGCCAAGAGTTCAAAAATTTTAATTCGTGACCTCAATTCGGCTAATCCGCCGGATAGCACTGAATTATTGCCTCTTAATCTCACAAAATTAGGGACTGATTCAGATATCTATGGCGCACAATCCAACACAAGCGCACTTGCTTTCTCTACAACAGTTGAACAATGCTCTAGGATATCCTCTTTCTGA
- a CDS encoding ThiF family adenylyltransferase, which yields MNILKKYQDGIALKPSIYLFFPSKQKTLLTNGQQCFVLSNIPQEVVQALKQMVVGTQLNTLACLLPGDRLEKVISLLDSKGVVRPLYTNEFKETPFEKQVEFFSDFVDDPNAAQQKLSKQSVCIIGCGGGGNIAVQHLVAAGIKNFILLDDDTVNITNFNRQFCFSQTDLGTPKVEALHNYILARNSNTKIHTRKIRINSIEDLYTGLKDLEKPDFILCCADTPPITIGSWIVQYCIQENVPCMFSGVGVYHGIVGPLLTHKSHMEKFLQHNKELEKGLDDNSSTVVSSSISYLNTLIATLMISDVIKFLSSISQPLSLNATLQYNPNKGNLVKIAEW from the coding sequence ATGAACATATTGAAGAAATACCAAGATGGAATAGCCTTGAAGCCTAGTATATATTTATTTTTTCCATCAAAACAGAAAACATTACTAACAAATGGTCAACAGTGTTTTGTACTATCTAACATTCCTCAAGAGGTAGTGCAAGCATTAAAGCAAATGGTTGTAGGAACACAACTTAATACATTAGCATGTTTACTACCAGGGGATAGACTTGAAAAAGTTATCTCACTTTTGGATTCTAAGGGTGTCGTAAGACCTTTATACACAAACGAATTTAAAGAAACACCCTTCGAGAAGCAAGTCGAATTTTTTTCAGATTTCGTTGACGATCCCAATGCTGCACAACAAAAGCTTTCAAAACAGTCTGTGTGTATCATTGGTTGTGGTGGAGGTGGAAATATTGCAGTTCAACATCTGGTAGCTGCTGGGATTAAAAACTTTATATTACTCGACGATGATACTGTGAATATAACAAACTTTAACCGTCAGTTTTGTTTTAGTCAGACTGATCTTGGTACACCGAAGGTTGAAGCACTGCATAACTATATTTTAGCGAGAAACTCTAATACAAAAATCCATACTCGTAAAATCAGGATTAATTCAATCGAAGATTTATACACAGGTTTAAAAGACTTAGAAAAGCCAGATTTTATTTTGTGTTGTGCTGACACACCACCAATTACTATTGGGTCATGGATAGTACAGTATTGCATACAGGAAAATGTACCATGTATGTTCTCAGGTGTGGGAGTTTATCATGGCATCGTAGGTCCATTATTGACTCACAAGAGCCATATGGAAAAGTTTCTTCAGCACAATAAAGAACTGGAAAAGGGGCTGGATGATAATTCTTCAACAGTTGTATCATCGTCAATTTCATATCTCAATACTTTGATAGCAACTTTGATGATTTCAGATGTAATCAAGTTTCTTTCAAGTATTAGTCAGCCGCTCTCTCTGAATGCGACTTTACAATATAATCCTAATAAGGGTAATTTGGTCAAAATTGCTGAATGGTAG
- a CDS encoding peptidase domain-containing ABC transporter, with amino-acid sequence MAHNPTQAHLLSLQQLNNALGYPLSEQEFQRCLQAAKILNPKVGKFWQGNHVEPGIYIVVAGKVRLLNDAEELIVSLEVGASFGEFTLFPESDFQPYKARAALNLQVCFIPKEVLLPLMAKHPQIREHLHTQVQTRNSGLSGRNDSQTTNVDKPYPKINVSSTSAVQPKQGKRISKAYFPNPTQRVGHFWQRMIRRYPFFAQQSASDCGAACLVMVSRYWGKRFSINRVRDIANVDRSGASLRGLSAAAESLGFGTRPVKASLDQLGKQKLPAIVHWEGKHYIVLYEIDPRKVVVADPAIGQRTLSHAEFKAKWTGYALLLQPTVLLKDAKETTTAFWQFFELIKPHSVVMLEVLVASIFIQIFGLVTPLFTQLILDRVVVQRSQVTLTAVGLGLLIFSLFRVAIVGLRQYLLFHTANKLDVALIVGFIRHTLRLPMSFFESRYVGDIISRVQENRKIQRFLSGDALSILLDFLTVFIYVGLMFWYSWKMALLALVIIPPFFLLALIATPFLQKISREIFHAVTNESSYLIEIMTGVRTVKSTAVEQTVRWHWEELLHKEVKTNFSGQVISNLLQLFSNTIQAVATTVLLWFGASLVIQNQLTIGQLVAFNMLLGNIISPFQRLTVLWNQLQEVVIATERINDVLDAEPEEDLQHELRQSLSELHGQIRFDNVTFRYHKESETNILENLNFEIQPGQMVALVGRSGSGKTTISKLVLGLYPLTDGRILIDGLDITSISLRSLRSCVGVVDQDTFLFGSTIRENISLGHSGATLEEVIEAANLAGADEFIKKLPMGYETQIGEGGGLLSGGQRQRIAIARALLGNPRLLIFDEATSHLDTESERIIQRNLNTILKGRTALVIAHRLSTIRNADLILVLDKGVLIESGTHEALMAKRGHYFYLNQQQQLNMAA; translated from the coding sequence ATGGCGCACAATCCAACACAAGCGCACTTGCTTTCTCTACAACAGTTGAACAATGCTCTAGGATATCCTCTTTCTGAACAAGAGTTTCAACGTTGTCTTCAGGCGGCTAAAATTCTTAATCCAAAAGTCGGAAAATTCTGGCAAGGAAACCACGTTGAACCTGGCATCTATATTGTTGTTGCTGGGAAGGTAAGGTTGCTAAACGACGCAGAAGAATTGATCGTCTCTTTGGAGGTGGGTGCGTCGTTTGGCGAATTTACTTTATTTCCTGAGTCTGATTTTCAGCCTTACAAAGCTAGGGCTGCTTTGAATTTACAAGTGTGCTTTATCCCAAAAGAGGTGCTGCTACCACTTATGGCTAAACACCCACAAATTCGGGAACACTTACACACCCAAGTGCAAACGCGCAACTCCGGACTTTCGGGGAGAAATGACTCTCAAACAACAAATGTAGACAAACCATATCCCAAGATAAATGTTTCCTCAACATCAGCAGTACAACCAAAGCAAGGGAAAAGGATAAGCAAAGCTTACTTCCCAAATCCTACGCAACGAGTTGGGCATTTTTGGCAACGGATGATTCGGCGCTATCCGTTTTTTGCCCAACAAAGTGCATCTGACTGCGGTGCAGCTTGTTTGGTGATGGTATCTCGTTATTGGGGGAAACGCTTCAGTATCAACCGCGTCCGGGATATTGCTAATGTTGACCGCAGTGGCGCGTCGTTGCGCGGGTTATCGGCGGCTGCGGAAAGTCTTGGATTTGGTACTCGACCTGTAAAAGCGAGTCTTGACCAGTTGGGGAAGCAAAAACTACCTGCCATTGTCCACTGGGAAGGCAAGCACTACATCGTTCTCTATGAAATTGATCCAAGAAAAGTCGTAGTAGCAGATCCCGCCATTGGTCAACGTACCCTCAGCCATGCGGAATTTAAAGCAAAATGGACTGGCTACGCGCTGCTGCTGCAACCCACAGTCTTATTAAAGGATGCCAAAGAAACGACAACTGCTTTTTGGCAATTCTTTGAGTTGATCAAGCCCCACTCTGTTGTCATGCTAGAAGTGCTTGTCGCTTCTATATTTATCCAGATATTTGGACTTGTTACTCCCTTATTTACCCAGTTAATTTTAGACCGAGTGGTGGTGCAGCGATCGCAAGTCACCTTAACGGCGGTGGGGTTGGGGTTGCTGATTTTTAGCCTGTTTCGTGTCGCGATTGTGGGTTTGCGGCAATATCTGCTGTTCCATACGGCAAATAAGCTAGATGTGGCATTAATTGTGGGGTTTATTCGCCACACTTTGCGACTTCCGATGAGTTTTTTTGAATCCCGTTATGTTGGGGATATTATCTCTCGTGTACAAGAAAACCGCAAAATCCAACGCTTCCTTTCCGGTGACGCTTTGTCTATCCTACTGGACTTCCTGACAGTTTTTATCTATGTAGGATTGATGTTTTGGTATAGCTGGAAAATGGCATTGCTGGCGTTGGTGATCATACCGCCTTTTTTCTTGCTGGCGTTGATTGCGACACCTTTTTTACAAAAGATTTCCAGAGAAATCTTTCATGCTGTGACCAATGAAAGTAGTTACCTGATTGAAATCATGACTGGCGTGCGGACGGTGAAATCCACCGCAGTCGAACAAACAGTGCGTTGGCATTGGGAGGAGTTATTACATAAGGAGGTAAAAACTAACTTCTCCGGGCAAGTTATCAGCAATTTATTACAACTATTTAGCAATACAATTCAAGCTGTCGCAACTACCGTCTTGCTATGGTTTGGAGCATCCTTGGTGATTCAAAACCAATTAACCATTGGGCAATTGGTAGCATTTAATATGTTATTGGGAAATATTATTTCACCCTTCCAACGATTAACAGTGTTATGGAATCAATTACAGGAAGTGGTAATTGCAACCGAACGCATTAATGATGTGTTGGATGCAGAACCGGAAGAAGATTTGCAGCATGAACTGCGGCAATCACTATCAGAACTTCATGGACAAATTCGCTTTGATAATGTTACTTTTCGCTATCACAAAGAAAGTGAAACGAATATTCTAGAAAACCTCAACTTTGAAATACAACCAGGGCAAATGGTGGCGCTGGTGGGACGTAGTGGTTCGGGAAAGACGACGATTTCCAAGTTGGTTTTAGGGTTATATCCTCTAACAGATGGTCGCATCTTGATTGATGGACTAGATATTACGAGTATTTCCCTACGTTCCTTACGTTCCTGTGTGGGAGTTGTTGATCAAGACACTTTTTTGTTTGGCAGCACGATTCGAGAAAATATCAGTTTAGGACATTCGGGAGCAACTTTAGAAGAGGTTATAGAAGCAGCAAATTTGGCAGGTGCTGATGAGTTTATTAAAAAGTTGCCAATGGGCTATGAAACCCAAATTGGTGAAGGTGGAGGTTTGTTGTCTGGTGGACAGCGCCAGCGGATTGCGATCGCCAGAGCATTATTAGGTAATCCCCGCTTATTAATTTTTGACGAAGCGACTTCCCATCTAGATACAGAATCAGAACGAATTATTCAAAGGAACTTGAATACAATCCTTAAAGGGCGAACCGCTTTAGTCATTGCTCACCGCCTCTCAACAATACGAAATGCAGATTTGATTTTGGTTTTAGACAAAGGTGTGTTGATTGAAAGTGGAACTCACGAAGCATTAATGGCAAAGCGGGGACATTATTTCTACCTCAATCAACAACAGCAGCTGAACATGGCGGCGTGA
- a CDS encoding NAD(P)/FAD-dependent oxidoreductase produces MVVVHENNELHNVVIIGGGFGGLYTAKTLAKANVNVTLIDKRNFHLFQPLLYQVATGTLSPSDISSPLRAVFRKSKNTKVLLGEVNDIDPEAKEVILRDRIIPYDTLIVATGANHSYYGHDNWRPLAPGLKIVEDAIEIRRRIFSAFEAAEKESDPELRRAWLTFVIVGAGPTGVELAGAISELAYKTLNDDFRNIDTSETKILLLQGGDRILPHMVPKLSKVAKVSLEKLGVDTQTNTRVTNIENDIVTFKQGDQVQEITSKTILWAAGVKGSALGQVLANRTGVECDRSGRVIVEPDLTIKGYKNIFVIGDLGNFSHQDGKPLPGVAPVAKQEGEYVAKLIKKRLQGKTLPQFRYNDVGSLAMIGKNLAVVDLSFIKLQGFLAWIFWLVVHIYFLIEFDTKLLVVFQWAWNYLTRSRRSRLITGREAFEDAKTVTNDVPSTTRKMQDTYKVGV; encoded by the coding sequence ATGGTAGTTGTACATGAAAATAATGAACTACATAACGTTGTAATCATTGGTGGAGGCTTTGGTGGACTGTATACAGCAAAGACTCTTGCCAAAGCGAATGTCAATGTTACTCTTATTGATAAACGTAACTTTCATTTATTTCAGCCGCTTTTATATCAAGTTGCGACAGGTACGCTATCACCTTCTGATATCTCTTCACCATTACGAGCTGTATTCAGGAAAAGCAAGAATACAAAAGTGTTGTTGGGAGAAGTAAATGATATTGACCCAGAAGCCAAAGAAGTTATTCTGCGTGATAGAATAATACCCTACGATACATTAATTGTTGCTACAGGTGCTAACCATTCCTATTATGGTCACGATAACTGGAGACCACTGGCTCCTGGCTTGAAAATTGTTGAAGACGCCATAGAAATACGTCGCCGGATATTTTCGGCATTTGAAGCCGCAGAAAAAGAAAGTGATCCCGAACTACGCCGTGCTTGGTTGACTTTTGTGATTGTCGGAGCGGGTCCCACTGGTGTAGAGTTAGCAGGTGCGATCTCAGAATTGGCATACAAAACTCTCAACGACGATTTCCGCAACATCGACACCTCAGAAACGAAGATTTTATTATTGCAAGGTGGCGATCGCATCCTCCCTCATATGGTACCAAAGTTATCAAAAGTCGCAAAAGTATCTTTGGAAAAGTTGGGTGTGGATACCCAAACTAACACCAGAGTGACAAATATTGAAAATGATATCGTTACTTTCAAGCAAGGTGATCAAGTTCAAGAAATTACCTCAAAAACTATATTATGGGCAGCAGGTGTGAAAGGTTCCGCTTTGGGGCAAGTTTTAGCAAACCGCACAGGTGTAGAGTGCGATCGCTCCGGACGTGTCATTGTAGAACCAGACTTGACGATAAAGGGTTATAAAAACATCTTTGTCATCGGAGATTTAGGCAACTTCTCTCATCAAGATGGAAAACCCTTACCTGGTGTTGCACCCGTAGCCAAACAAGAAGGAGAGTATGTAGCTAAACTCATTAAAAAACGCCTTCAAGGTAAAACGCTACCACAATTTCGTTACAATGACGTAGGTAGTTTGGCGATGATTGGCAAAAATTTAGCTGTTGTAGATTTAAGCTTCATCAAACTCCAAGGTTTCCTTGCTTGGATATTTTGGTTAGTCGTTCATATCTACTTCTTAATCGAGTTCGACACTAAATTACTAGTAGTATTTCAGTGGGCATGGAATTATCTGACTCGTAGTCGTCGCTCTAGATTGATTACAGGCAGAGAAGCTTTTGAAGATGCGAAAACTGTTACCAACGATGTTCCTTCGACCACTAGAAAAATGCAAGACACTTACAAGGTAGGAGTTTGA
- a CDS encoding peptidylprolyl isomerase has translation MLKTVTITSEDILQQVKLSCKTPEILQEIITRKIVVAATEEIGIEVEDQALQKTADTLRFINHLKSAEQTWLWLQKHHLSIDDFEKIAYNNFIYGELAKHLFADKIEPYFFENQLDYVGAVIYELVLDDEDLAIELYYTIKEGEMSFYDVAHTYIQDTELRRKCGYRGIVHRKDLKPEISAAVFAAKPPQLLKPIVTSSGINLILVEEIVQPELDEKLRNQIIADYFSEWVKQQIYQMEIIPDF, from the coding sequence ATGTTAAAGACTGTTACTATTACTAGTGAAGATATTCTTCAACAAGTCAAGCTATCTTGTAAAACTCCTGAGATTCTCCAAGAAATTATCACCCGTAAAATTGTTGTAGCTGCTACTGAGGAGATTGGCATTGAGGTAGAAGATCAAGCACTCCAGAAAACTGCAGATACATTGCGGTTCATTAATCACCTTAAAAGTGCTGAACAGACATGGCTATGGCTACAAAAGCATCACCTTTCTATAGATGATTTTGAAAAAATCGCATATAACAACTTCATTTATGGAGAGTTGGCAAAACATCTCTTTGCAGATAAAATTGAACCCTATTTCTTTGAAAATCAACTAGACTATGTTGGTGCAGTCATATACGAACTAGTCTTAGATGACGAAGATTTAGCAATAGAACTTTATTACACCATAAAAGAAGGTGAAATGAGTTTTTATGATGTTGCTCACACATATATCCAAGACACAGAGTTACGCCGAAAATGCGGATATCGGGGAATAGTACATCGTAAAGATTTAAAGCCAGAAATTTCTGCTGCTGTCTTTGCTGCTAAGCCACCTCAGCTTCTCAAACCAATTGTGACGTCTTCAGGAATAAATTTAATTCTTGTGGAAGAAATAGTTCAACCAGAATTAGATGAGAAGTTACGTAACCAAATCATTGCAGATTATTTTTCAGAGTGGGTTAAACAACAAATCTATCAGATGGAAATCATTCCAGATTTTTAA
- a CDS encoding type I restriction-modification system subunit M, with protein MARGQKKTEQKNGNGATLGFEQALWASADKQRGHMDAAEYKHVVLGLIFLKYISDAFGEVYDILAKQPYADPEDRDEYTAENVFWVPKEARWSFLQANAKQPTIGKLLDEAMDAIEKENPSLKGVLPKDYNKPALDKQLLGEIIDLIAKIGLGDEASRSKDVLGRVYEYFLGQFATAEGKRGGQFYTPRCVVQLLVEMIEPYKGRIYDPCCGSGGMFVQSEKFVEAHGGKIGDISIYGQESNPTTWKLCKMNLAIRGIDGNIGDRNADTFHNDLHKDLKADFILANPPFNMSDWGGERLREDTRWKYGTPPVGNANYGWVQQMIHHLSSNGIAGFVLANGSMSSNSSGEGDIRKTIIDADLVDCMVALPGQLFYNTQIPACLWFFARNKKNGKFRNRTGETLFIDARKMGVLLDRVHRELTDEEIKRIAQTYHAWRGEKEAGKYEDIPGFCKSAKLDEIVSHGYVLTPGRYVGAEEVEDDDEAFEEKMLHLTKKLEQQFIESAKLEAIIKENLRGLGYGG; from the coding sequence GTGGCTCGTGGTCAGAAAAAAACCGAACAGAAAAACGGCAATGGGGCGACTTTAGGCTTTGAGCAAGCCCTTTGGGCATCTGCGGATAAGCAGCGGGGTCACATGGACGCAGCAGAGTATAAGCACGTCGTCTTGGGGTTGATTTTTCTTAAGTATATTTCCGATGCTTTCGGTGAAGTTTACGACATCCTGGCAAAGCAACCTTACGCTGATCCGGAAGATCGCGACGAGTACACAGCAGAAAATGTTTTCTGGGTTCCCAAAGAAGCACGATGGTCATTTTTACAAGCTAACGCCAAACAACCCACCATTGGGAAACTGCTAGATGAGGCAATGGATGCAATTGAGAAGGAGAACCCATCGCTCAAAGGCGTGTTACCTAAGGATTACAATAAGCCAGCTTTAGATAAACAACTGCTGGGAGAAATCATTGACCTGATTGCCAAAATTGGGTTAGGAGATGAAGCCAGCCGTTCTAAGGATGTTTTGGGGCGAGTTTACGAGTATTTTCTGGGACAGTTCGCCACTGCGGAAGGAAAGAGAGGCGGACAATTTTATACACCGCGTTGTGTGGTGCAGCTGTTAGTGGAAATGATTGAACCCTACAAAGGGCGAATTTATGACCCCTGTTGCGGTTCTGGGGGAATGTTTGTGCAGTCGGAGAAGTTTGTCGAAGCGCATGGGGGAAAGATTGGCGATATTTCTATCTATGGGCAAGAGTCAAACCCGACAACTTGGAAGCTGTGCAAGATGAATTTGGCAATTCGCGGCATTGATGGGAATATTGGCGATCGCAATGCTGATACTTTCCACAACGACTTGCACAAAGACCTCAAAGCTGATTTTATCCTAGCTAATCCCCCATTTAATATGAGCGATTGGGGCGGGGAGAGGTTGCGAGAAGATACCCGTTGGAAATATGGCACACCACCCGTAGGTAATGCTAACTACGGTTGGGTACAGCAGATGATTCACCATTTGTCAAGTAACGGCATTGCTGGTTTTGTGTTGGCGAATGGTTCGATGAGTTCTAACTCTTCGGGAGAGGGTGATATCCGCAAAACCATTATTGATGCGGATTTGGTCGATTGTATGGTGGCATTGCCAGGGCAGTTATTTTACAACACCCAGATTCCGGCTTGTCTGTGGTTTTTTGCGCGGAATAAGAAAAATGGCAAGTTTCGTAACCGGACTGGGGAGACATTATTTATCGATGCACGGAAGATGGGAGTTTTACTTGACCGAGTACATCGGGAATTGACAGATGAGGAAATAAAGCGGATTGCTCAAACTTACCATGCTTGGCGGGGTGAAAAGGAAGCGGGTAAGTATGAAGATATCCCCGGTTTTTGTAAGAGTGCCAAGTTAGATGAGATTGTCTCACATGGTTATGTTCTCACGCCTGGGCGATATGTGGGAGCAGAGGAAGTTGAGGATGATGATGAGGCGTTTGAGGAGAAGATGTTGCATTTGACTAAAAAATTAGAGCAGCAGTTTATTGAAAGTGCCAAGCTAGAGGCAATAATTAAAGAGAATTTACGCGGGTTGGGGTATGGCGGATAA